One window of Camelina sativa cultivar DH55 chromosome 4, Cs, whole genome shotgun sequence genomic DNA carries:
- the LOC104780399 gene encoding phenolic glucoside malonyltransferase 1-like: protein MSGSVLCYPFYQSYIYKTILWLSLHQNKTSPKKMASSLNIIHVERVTPSSSDSSESLTLPVTFFDLLCFKIPPVERVIFFRLTEANRSYFDSVIVPNLKTSLSSSLSHYLPLAGQLVWKPLDPKPNIVYSPNDAVSFTVAESKAEFSRLTGKEPFCSTELHPLVPELQNSDDSASVMSFQVTLFPNQGFCIGVTAHHAVSDGKTTTSFLKSWAHICKHQGSSLPQDLLPFYDRTVIKSPPNGDIKVLNSWETLVKTFTGGKEPVNPKSLKLRPSPVISPEAVRYTLELTPNDIQTLRERLKRESSSSSSSLSKKLRLSTFVIIYSYALTCLIRARGGDPNRPVGFVFGADCRNVVIPPIPSSYFGNCVIHNRRIPLTADTFMGEEGFLASTRLVSELVEELDESVVWKIPDFVEFFSSIPQGTQVVSATDSTRFGVYGLDFGWGRPEKVMVVSIDRGEAISLAESRDGNGGAEIGFSLKKHEMDALIDLLHKGLKL, encoded by the coding sequence ATGAGTGGCTCTGTTTTGTGTTATCCTTTTTATcagtcatatatatacaaaacgaTACTATGGCTCTCTCtccaccaaaacaaaacatcaccAAAGAAAATGGCTTCATCACTGAATATTATACACGTGGAGCGAGTCACTCCTTCAAGCTCCGACTCGTCTGAGTCACTCACTCTCCCAGTCACTTTCTTTGACcttctctgtttcaaaataccTCCAGTCGAACGAGTCATCTTCTTTCGACTCACCGAAGCAAACCGCTCTTATTTCGACTCAGTCATCGTCCCAAACCtcaaaacctctctctcttcatccCTCTCTCACTATCTCCCACTCGCCGGCCAACTCGTCTGGAAACCACTTGATCCCAAACCCAACATCGTCTACTCACCAAACGATGCCGTTTCATTCACCGTCGCCGAGTCAAAAGCGGAGTTCTCCCGCTTAACCGGGAAAGAACCATTCTGCTCCACCGAGTTACACCCGTTAGTCCCTGAGTTACAAAACTCCGACGACTCAGCCTCGGTCATGTCGTTTCAAGTCACGCTGTTTCCAAACCAAGGGTTTTGCATCGGCGTAACCGCACACCATGCCGTTTCAGATGGGAAAACAACAACCAGTTTTCTTAAATCTTGGGCGCACATATGTAAACATCAAGGCTCATCTCTACCTCAGGATCTACTTCCGTTTTACGATCGCACGGTCATAAAAAGTCCACCAAATGGCGATATAAAAGTTTTGAACTCATGGGAGACTTTAGTCAAAACGTTCACGGGCGGTAAAGAACCAGTAAACCCCAAGAGTTTAAAGCTTCGTCCGTCGCCCGTGATTAGTCCTGAGGCAGTCCGGTACACTCTTGAGCTCACTCCCAACGATATCCAAACGCTTCGGGAGAGGCTCAAGAGAGagtcttcctcctcctcctcttccttgtCAAAGAAGCTTCGTTTGTCTACGTTTGTGATTATATATTCATATGCTTTAACATGCTTAATAAGAGCTCGAGGTGGAGATCCGAATAGACCTGTCGGGTTTGTGTTTGGTGCGGATTGTCGAAACGTAGTCATCCCGCCGATTCCATCGAGTTATTTCGGTAACTGCGTCATCCATAACAGGAGAATTCCATTAACGGCAGATACGTTTATGGGTGAAGAAGGGTTTTTGGCTTCTACGAGGTTAGTGAGCGAGTTGGTTGAGGAATTGGACGAGAGTGTGGTGTGGAAGATCCCTgattttgttgagttttttaGTAGTATTCCACAAGGAACACAGGTTGTATCTGCTACGGATTCGACCCGGTTTGGAGTATACGGGTTGGATTTTGGGTGGGGAAGACCGGAGAAAGTGATGGTTGTGTCGATTGATCGAGGCGAAGCGATTTCTTTGGCCGAGAGTAGAGATGGGAATGGTGGTGCAGAAATTGGCTTCTCCCTCAAGAAACATGAAATGGATGCTCTCATTGATTTGCTCCATAAAGGACTAAAACTTTGA